Proteins encoded in a region of the Flammeovirga yaeyamensis genome:
- the gcvT gene encoding glycine cleavage system aminomethyltransferase GcvT encodes MSEQVLKTIALNDVHEALGAKMVPFAGYNMPVRYSSDIEEHKTVRNGVGVFDVSHMGEFMLRGPKALDLIQKVSSNDASKLFDGKAQYSCLPNDKGGIVDDLIIYKIKDEEYMLVVNASNIEKDWNWISSHNTDGVEMENISDEMSLFAVQGPKAAEAMQSLTDVNLSEMEFYTFSKGKFAGVDNVIISATGYTGAGGFELYVPNDVAKTVWEKIFEAGADFDIKPIGLGARDTLRLEMGYCLYGNDIDDTTSPLEAGLGWVTKFTKDFVNSENLKKQKEEGVTRRLVGIELLDRGVPRGGYNVLNQEGEVIGKLTSGTMSPMLGKGVALGYVNRPLTKPGSEILIEVRNRKLKAVVSKPPFYKS; translated from the coding sequence ATGTCAGAACAAGTATTAAAAACAATTGCCCTAAACGATGTGCATGAAGCACTAGGAGCTAAAATGGTTCCGTTTGCAGGATACAACATGCCTGTTAGATACTCTTCGGACATCGAGGAACATAAAACAGTAAGAAATGGTGTTGGTGTTTTTGATGTATCTCACATGGGTGAATTCATGTTAAGAGGACCAAAAGCATTGGACCTTATTCAAAAGGTTTCTTCAAACGATGCTTCTAAATTGTTTGATGGTAAAGCACAGTATTCTTGTCTTCCTAATGACAAAGGTGGTATTGTTGATGATTTAATCATTTACAAGATCAAAGATGAAGAATACATGCTAGTGGTGAATGCTTCTAATATCGAAAAAGATTGGAATTGGATTTCTAGCCACAATACTGATGGCGTTGAAATGGAAAACATTTCAGATGAAATGTCTCTTTTTGCCGTTCAAGGTCCAAAAGCTGCAGAGGCAATGCAATCACTTACTGATGTAAACTTATCTGAAATGGAGTTTTATACTTTCTCTAAAGGTAAATTTGCAGGTGTTGATAATGTAATCATTTCAGCTACTGGTTACACTGGTGCTGGTGGTTTTGAATTATATGTACCAAACGATGTTGCAAAAACTGTTTGGGAGAAAATTTTTGAAGCTGGAGCTGACTTTGACATTAAACCAATTGGCTTAGGTGCTAGAGATACGCTTCGTCTAGAAATGGGTTATTGCCTTTATGGTAACGATATCGATGATACTACTTCTCCACTTGAAGCTGGATTAGGCTGGGTAACTAAATTCACTAAAGATTTCGTTAACTCAGAAAACCTTAAGAAACAAAAAGAAGAAGGTGTTACTAGACGACTTGTAGGTATTGAATTATTGGACAGAGGTGTACCAAGAGGTGGATATAACGTATTAAACCAAGAAGGTGAAGTAATTGGTAAATTAACTTCTGGCACTATGTCTCCTATGCTTGGTAAAGGCGTTGCTCTTGGCTATGTAAATAGACCACTAACGAAACCTGGTTCTGAAATTCTTATTGAAGTAAGAAATAGAAAATTGAAAGCTGTTGTTTCAAAACCTCCTTTTTACAAAAGTTAA
- the cysM gene encoding cysteine synthase CysM → MSSVLSLVGNTPLVELQNINPNPNVRIFAKLEGQNPGGSVKDRAAFNMINEAKKRGDLKPGMKLIEATSGNTGIALAMMASLMGVEIELVMPDSATIERVKSMKAYGATVTLTPQKISMEGARDYALSKVEEGGYFMLNQFDNPDNYLAHYKTTGPEIWRDTNQEVTHFVSAMGTTGTIMGTSKYLKEQSSDITIVGAQPADGARIPGIRRWPKEYLPKIFNESRVDQKMDVSKEQATDTARRLAKEEGIFAGMSSGGSCYVALETAKKMDKGVIVFIVCDRGDKYLSTDLF, encoded by the coding sequence ATGTCCTCAGTACTTTCATTAGTAGGAAATACTCCCTTAGTAGAGTTACAAAATATAAATCCCAATCCAAACGTTAGAATTTTTGCAAAATTAGAAGGTCAGAATCCAGGTGGTAGTGTAAAAGACCGTGCTGCTTTTAATATGATTAACGAAGCAAAAAAGCGTGGAGACCTTAAACCAGGGATGAAACTAATTGAGGCAACAAGTGGAAATACAGGAATTGCTCTAGCCATGATGGCAAGTCTAATGGGTGTGGAAATTGAATTAGTAATGCCTGATAGTGCAACGATCGAAAGAGTGAAGTCGATGAAGGCCTATGGAGCAACTGTTACATTAACTCCTCAGAAAATATCGATGGAAGGTGCTAGAGATTATGCATTATCTAAAGTTGAAGAGGGTGGTTATTTTATGTTGAATCAATTTGATAATCCGGATAATTATTTAGCACATTATAAGACAACAGGTCCAGAAATCTGGAGAGATACTAATCAAGAAGTGACACACTTTGTTTCTGCAATGGGTACTACGGGTACAATTATGGGAACATCAAAATATTTAAAAGAACAATCGTCAGATATCACTATAGTAGGAGCACAGCCAGCTGATGGAGCAAGAATACCAGGCATCAGACGTTGGCCTAAAGAATACCTGCCAAAGATTTTTAATGAATCACGCGTTGATCAAAAAATGGATGTTTCTAAAGAACAAGCAACTGATACTGCTAGAAGGTTAGCAAAAGAAGAAGGTATTTTTGCAGGAATGAGTAGTGGAGGTTCATGTTATGTGGCTTTAGAAACGGCCAAAAAAATGGATAAAGGCGTTATTGTATTTATCGTTTGTGATAGAGGAGACAAATATCTTTCAACTGATTTATTTTAA
- a CDS encoding DUF3347 domain-containing protein translates to MRKLILLPIFLVALLFSCQSNEGKKQVKEEEKVELKPVVYDTAKAKGHQAYFKLSECLVKSNPTAAQTYAKRLLATMPEGIDVGVKTATENIIASADLATQRKEFQAVTAYYQKVAEEGNAGMDVYVVHCPMAFNNTGADWLSATNEVDNPYFGDEMLHCGRVMKEIKK, encoded by the coding sequence ATGAGAAAATTAATTTTATTACCTATCTTTTTAGTAGCGTTGTTGTTTTCATGCCAATCAAATGAAGGTAAAAAACAAGTGAAGGAAGAAGAAAAAGTCGAGCTTAAACCCGTAGTATATGATACTGCTAAAGCAAAAGGTCACCAAGCTTATTTTAAGTTATCTGAATGTTTAGTGAAATCAAATCCTACTGCAGCTCAAACTTATGCAAAACGTCTTTTAGCTACAATGCCAGAAGGGATTGATGTTGGGGTGAAAACAGCAACTGAAAATATTATTGCAAGTGCCGACTTAGCAACTCAGAGAAAGGAGTTCCAAGCAGTAACAGCTTATTATCAAAAAGTAGCAGAAGAAGGAAATGCAGGTATGGATGTGTATGTTGTTCACTGTCCAATGGCATTTAATAATACTGGTGCTGATTGGTTAAGTGCTACTAATGAGGTGGACAATCCTTACTTTGGAGATGAAATGCTACACTGTGGTAGAGTAATGAAGGAAATCAAAAAATAA
- a CDS encoding MarC family protein, with amino-acid sequence MNEYLTFSLTVFLSFFAVMNPIANTPIFLGVVEGKSKKEIKHIAKKSTLTAFIIVVVFVIAGKYIFQLFGITIPAFKITGGVLLFYVGFEMLMSKKSKIHNNDTEESSDSIAISPLAIPILAGPGTIVTAMNQVTDAGYDKIAIVCIVFGVMILLTYLAFILSDRILEKLGANLIAVVGKIMGLILAIIGTDMLVAGVKLAFDL; translated from the coding sequence ATGAATGAGTATTTGACATTTTCACTAACAGTGTTTTTAAGCTTTTTTGCTGTGATGAACCCTATTGCTAATACGCCTATATTTTTAGGGGTAGTAGAAGGTAAATCTAAAAAAGAAATAAAACACATCGCCAAGAAATCTACATTAACAGCTTTCATTATAGTGGTTGTTTTTGTTATTGCCGGGAAGTACATTTTCCAATTATTTGGAATTACTATTCCAGCATTTAAGATCACTGGGGGAGTATTACTCTTCTATGTTGGTTTCGAAATGTTGATGTCAAAGAAATCAAAGATTCATAATAATGATACCGAAGAAAGTTCGGACAGTATTGCTATATCTCCTTTAGCCATACCGATTTTAGCAGGTCCAGGAACTATCGTCACAGCTATGAATCAAGTGACTGATGCAGGATATGATAAAATAGCTATTGTTTGTATTGTTTTCGGAGTGATGATATTGCTTACCTACTTGGCATTCATATTAAGTGATAGAATCCTTGAGAAATTAGGAGCTAATTTAATTGCCGTTGTGGGTAAAATTATGGGATTGATTCTGGCAATAATAGGCACAGATATGCTGGTTGCAGGAGTAAAGTTAGCGTTTGATTTATGA
- the hisD gene encoding histidinol dehydrogenase encodes MKFYKNPDRSTWGELLQRPAMRMEEIEKQVAPILKTVATDGDSALRAFSRQFDGAEVDSIIVSEKEFEDAIQLVDSDLKASIDIAIQNITTFHASQKTETLQVETMDGINCWRKSVPIQKVGLYIPGGSAPLFSTVIMIGAPAIIAGCEEVCLCTPPNKEGNIHPAILYTAHKIGIKNVFKVGGAQAIAAMTFGTETIPAVSKIFGPGNQYVTAAKQLATKEGVAIDMPAGPSEVLVWADETAHPEFIAADLLSQAEHGPDSQVILVSSSQEVIDNTMVEVENQLKTLPRQEIAAKALTHSRSFLIEDPKTALDLVNEYAAEHLILSLDNADDICDKIINAGSVFVGHLTPESAGDYASGTNHTLPTYGYAKNYSGVSLDSYYRKITFQKINETGLSALGPHVERMAEAEELQAHKNAVTVRLNSLKK; translated from the coding sequence ATGAAGTTTTATAAAAATCCTGATAGATCCACTTGGGGAGAATTGCTTCAAAGACCTGCCATGCGAATGGAGGAAATTGAAAAACAAGTCGCACCCATTCTTAAAACCGTAGCTACCGACGGCGATTCTGCTCTTAGAGCATTCTCTCGTCAGTTCGATGGTGCAGAGGTGGATTCTATTATTGTTTCTGAAAAAGAATTTGAGGACGCTATCCAATTGGTGGATAGCGACCTTAAAGCTTCTATAGATATTGCTATCCAAAACATTACTACTTTTCACGCTTCTCAGAAAACAGAAACGTTACAAGTAGAAACTATGGACGGCATCAATTGCTGGAGAAAAAGTGTTCCTATCCAAAAAGTAGGTTTGTATATCCCTGGTGGATCTGCTCCCCTATTTTCTACCGTCATTATGATCGGTGCTCCTGCGATTATTGCAGGTTGTGAAGAGGTTTGTTTATGTACTCCTCCTAACAAAGAAGGAAACATCCACCCTGCTATTTTATATACTGCCCATAAAATTGGTATCAAAAACGTATTTAAAGTAGGTGGTGCACAAGCAATTGCTGCCATGACTTTCGGTACTGAAACCATACCAGCGGTATCTAAAATTTTTGGACCAGGCAACCAATACGTTACTGCAGCTAAACAGTTGGCTACTAAAGAAGGTGTTGCCATTGATATGCCTGCAGGTCCATCAGAAGTTTTAGTTTGGGCCGATGAAACTGCTCACCCAGAATTCATTGCTGCCGATTTATTATCGCAAGCTGAACACGGACCTGATAGCCAAGTAATTCTCGTTTCTTCTTCTCAAGAAGTGATTGATAATACAATGGTTGAAGTGGAAAATCAATTAAAAACATTACCTCGTCAAGAAATTGCTGCGAAAGCTTTAACTCACTCGAGAAGTTTCTTAATTGAAGATCCAAAAACAGCTTTAGATCTTGTGAACGAATACGCCGCAGAACATTTGATATTATCTCTTGATAATGCCGATGACATCTGTGACAAAATTATCAACGCTGGATCTGTCTTTGTAGGTCACCTTACTCCTGAATCTGCCGGAGATTACGCTTCTGGCACTAACCATACACTTCCAACGTACGGTTATGCTAAAAACTATTCTGGTGTTTCTTTGGATAGTTATTATAGAAAAATCACTTTCCAAAAGATTAACGAAACAGGTTTAAGTGCACTTGGACCTCACGTAGAAAGAATGGCTGAAGCCGAAGAGTTGCAAGCACATAAAAATGCGGTGACTGTAAGGTTGAATTCGTTGAAGAAATAA
- the hisG gene encoding ATP phosphoribosyltransferase codes for MTKLKIAIQKSGRLSEGSLNLIRQCGIKIPRMKGALKAEASNFPLEFLFLRDDDIPGYVQDGVADLGIVGANEAVEKDKNVDTIHHLGFSKCRLSIAIPKEKEYNGLKDLDGKSIATSYPKILGDYLKENGVSADIHEISGSVEIAPNIGLADAICDLVSTGSTLMQNNLKEVESIFDSEALMIATPSLSDEKKAIVDQLLFRINSIQTADNNKYILLNAPKENLQTIINLLPGMRSPSILPLANEEYVSIHTVIAEDDFWSKIEALKEAGAEGILVVPIEKMIL; via the coding sequence ATGACAAAACTTAAGATTGCAATCCAAAAGTCAGGTCGTTTGAGTGAGGGATCATTAAACTTGATCCGTCAGTGTGGAATTAAAATTCCTAGAATGAAGGGAGCTTTAAAAGCAGAAGCTAGCAATTTCCCTCTAGAATTTTTATTCCTTCGTGATGATGACATTCCGGGTTACGTACAAGATGGCGTTGCGGATCTCGGTATCGTAGGTGCCAATGAGGCGGTTGAAAAAGATAAAAATGTAGACACTATCCATCATCTAGGTTTCTCTAAATGCCGTTTATCCATTGCTATTCCAAAAGAAAAAGAATATAACGGTCTAAAGGACTTAGACGGAAAGAGTATCGCTACATCTTATCCTAAAATTTTAGGTGATTACCTTAAAGAAAATGGTGTATCTGCAGATATTCATGAAATTTCTGGTTCTGTAGAGATTGCTCCAAATATTGGTCTTGCTGATGCAATTTGTGACTTAGTAAGTACAGGGTCGACATTGATGCAAAACAATTTGAAAGAAGTTGAAAGTATTTTCGATTCTGAAGCATTAATGATAGCTACTCCAAGTTTATCTGACGAGAAAAAAGCCATTGTTGATCAGTTATTATTTAGAATCAATTCGATTCAAACAGCTGATAACAACAAATATATTCTTTTGAATGCTCCTAAGGAGAACCTTCAAACAATCATCAATCTCTTACCAGGTATGAGATCTCCTTCTATCCTTCCTTTGGCTAACGAAGAGTATGTTTCTATTCATACAGTAATTGCAGAGGATGATTTCTGGAGCAAAATTGAAGCTCTAAAAGAAGCAGGTGCAGAAGGTATCTTAGTTGTACCTATCGAGAAAATGATTCTTTAG
- a CDS encoding tetratricopeptide repeat protein: MNQRLIIYLFFFAFTLNSTASLFAQGQLYYSEQERMFNKAKVLFSENNFSASRRLFKQFTNKYCGENEKCIEAEYYLALCQMELAHPDADKQIEFFVKKYPVHPFSKKAYKALGSHYFEKGEYAKALEAFNKDPFFDFYDDNDRKVAYQAAYANFDQGNYKEANKLFQVLKKGTHPYANKSSYYAGYLEYDNGDYETAATDLEKAVNDPEIRPYAYALLPLAYYKLGQEDEMLKMIAEARSNDIHLPSDAMLFAAKVYFKKNNFEKANLYFDEYLKDIPLFAVDRVTSYQIGYTKFKIDDPKDALPYLSNAADSKEKDKLAQLSAYNLGVVALSLGDKEKAMIGFEQASKLEFNKTIQEQSSYNYCKLLFDLELYSSVPRACDYFLAYFPNSGRYSEVENLMNVAFVNSGDYSRALKILDKKSYLTEAEQRAYQEAAFNKAVELGNDNNEEGEVKLLRKSQKYPFNDDLLQASNFFLGEGYSALNYFDTAAYYYKKIPQESEYYLKSRFGLAYVQYAEADYTSAIDNYSYYINNGRSSEPRSRITEAIVRRADCYFGTHKYEVADRSYAMAEGNNSEEQDYIAYQRAQIKRAKGMKTDAYREYKSIVSEYGSSAFAPLSAYHAANLLREGYKYNDAIKEYSIVIDKYPQSSVYISAIANRALVYSLLAQNDLAEKDYKYLIDKDPVSPEAENAIEALQEMDNDTYVVSELDHYKAIFKEANPESNATLIDDFNTAMKPYQEKDYARAVQTLNHFLVTTPSSKFSDDIYFSLGFSHKMLKNNQEAIKAFEKVEHMPEKEKSLRYVSDLHLEEKEYKAAIESYNELDKIATRRTTKWAVNVGLMKAHFEEKDYTASSAYANKIIDEKMSRYVLEARLFLSKIDFEKGNYNKALTSFDQLSKESSSEIGAQAQYYTGVCLRKVALIYQEGNQSIGTSESKKLIDQKFTTSTQALLGVQKKFAGYPIWTSKGYLLIAENYISIDDLFNAKATLESIQQYSVSQEDKISATKRLEEIKQIKLDKSTVAPTN, translated from the coding sequence ATGAATCAAAGACTGATCATATACCTTTTCTTTTTTGCCTTTACTTTGAATAGTACTGCATCACTTTTCGCACAAGGGCAACTATATTACTCAGAACAAGAAAGAATGTTTAATAAAGCGAAAGTTTTATTTTCTGAGAATAATTTTTCGGCTTCACGTAGGCTATTTAAGCAATTCACTAATAAATATTGTGGAGAGAACGAGAAATGCATTGAGGCAGAATATTATTTAGCACTTTGTCAGATGGAATTGGCACATCCCGATGCCGATAAGCAAATTGAGTTTTTCGTTAAAAAATATCCTGTACATCCGTTTTCTAAAAAAGCCTATAAAGCATTAGGGTCTCATTATTTTGAGAAAGGGGAGTATGCCAAGGCATTGGAGGCGTTTAATAAAGATCCGTTTTTTGATTTTTACGATGATAACGATAGAAAAGTAGCCTATCAAGCAGCTTATGCCAATTTTGATCAAGGCAACTATAAAGAAGCCAACAAGCTTTTTCAAGTATTAAAGAAAGGCACTCACCCTTATGCAAATAAATCAAGTTATTATGCCGGTTATTTAGAATATGATAATGGAGATTATGAAACTGCTGCCACTGATTTAGAAAAAGCAGTCAATGACCCTGAAATTAGACCATACGCTTATGCTTTATTGCCATTAGCTTATTATAAGCTTGGACAAGAAGATGAAATGCTAAAAATGATCGCTGAAGCCAGAAGTAATGATATACACCTTCCTTCAGATGCTATGTTATTTGCCGCAAAAGTCTATTTCAAAAAGAATAATTTCGAAAAAGCCAATTTGTATTTTGATGAATATTTAAAAGATATTCCATTATTCGCTGTAGATCGAGTAACCTCCTACCAAATTGGATATACAAAGTTTAAAATTGATGACCCGAAGGATGCTTTGCCTTATTTGTCTAATGCAGCAGATAGTAAAGAAAAGGATAAATTAGCTCAATTATCAGCTTATAATTTAGGAGTAGTGGCCCTTAGTTTGGGTGATAAAGAAAAAGCGATGATTGGTTTTGAGCAAGCGTCCAAATTAGAATTCAATAAAACAATACAAGAACAGTCGTCTTATAACTATTGCAAATTATTATTTGATCTTGAATTGTATTCTTCAGTACCACGAGCATGCGATTACTTTTTGGCTTACTTCCCTAATTCGGGTAGATATTCAGAAGTGGAAAATCTAATGAATGTTGCTTTTGTGAATTCTGGAGATTACTCAAGAGCATTAAAGATATTAGATAAGAAATCGTATTTGACGGAAGCTGAACAGAGAGCGTATCAAGAAGCAGCCTTTAATAAGGCAGTAGAGTTAGGGAATGATAATAATGAGGAAGGAGAGGTGAAGCTTCTGAGGAAATCTCAAAAATATCCTTTTAATGATGATCTTTTGCAGGCATCAAATTTCTTTTTGGGTGAAGGATATTCAGCACTAAATTATTTTGATACCGCAGCTTATTATTACAAGAAAATCCCCCAAGAATCAGAATATTACTTAAAATCAAGATTCGGACTAGCCTATGTACAATATGCTGAAGCGGATTATACATCAGCAATTGATAATTACTCTTATTATATCAATAATGGCAGAAGTTCTGAACCAAGATCTAGAATAACAGAAGCTATAGTGAGAAGAGCCGATTGTTATTTTGGAACACATAAATACGAAGTGGCCGATCGATCGTATGCTATGGCAGAAGGTAATAATTCGGAAGAGCAAGATTATATTGCTTATCAAAGAGCACAGATAAAAAGAGCAAAAGGAATGAAAACAGACGCTTATAGAGAATATAAATCTATTGTGTCTGAGTATGGTTCATCTGCTTTCGCTCCATTATCGGCTTATCATGCTGCTAATTTGTTAAGAGAAGGATATAAATACAATGATGCGATTAAAGAATACAGCATTGTAATTGATAAATATCCTCAATCATCTGTATATATATCAGCTATTGCTAATAGAGCGTTGGTGTATTCATTGTTGGCTCAAAATGATTTAGCGGAAAAAGATTATAAATACCTGATTGATAAAGATCCGGTTTCTCCAGAAGCAGAAAATGCCATTGAAGCACTTCAGGAGATGGATAATGATACGTATGTGGTATCTGAATTGGATCACTATAAAGCTATTTTTAAAGAAGCAAATCCAGAAAGTAACGCAACCTTGATAGATGATTTCAATACTGCAATGAAACCGTATCAGGAGAAGGATTATGCTAGAGCTGTACAGACTTTAAATCACTTTTTAGTAACAACGCCTTCTTCAAAATTCTCTGATGATATTTATTTTTCATTAGGTTTTTCTCATAAGATGTTGAAAAATAATCAGGAAGCAATTAAGGCTTTTGAAAAGGTAGAACACATGCCAGAAAAGGAAAAGTCGTTGAGGTATGTGAGTGATTTACATTTGGAAGAAAAAGAATACAAAGCAGCTATAGAGTCGTATAACGAATTGGATAAAATAGCTACACGTAGAACTACCAAATGGGCAGTGAATGTAGGTTTAATGAAAGCACATTTTGAAGAGAAGGATTATACTGCATCTTCTGCTTATGCGAATAAGATAATTGATGAAAAAATGTCTCGCTATGTTTTAGAAGCAAGGTTATTTCTATCAAAAATAGATTTTGAAAAAGGAAACTATAATAAAGCGTTAACTAGTTTTGATCAATTATCGAAGGAATCAAGTAGTGAAATTGGAGCACAGGCACAATATTATACAGGTGTTTGTTTAAGAAAGGTTGCCTTGATTTATCAAGAGGGAAATCAATCGATTGGCACTTCAGAATCTAAAAAATTAATTGATCAGAAATTCACAACAAGTACACAGGCTTTATTAGGTGTTCAAAAGAAATTTGCAGGCTATCCAATATGGACATCGAAAGGGTATTTATTAATTGCAGAAAATTATATTTCTATAGATGATCTTTTTAATGCAAAAGCAACTTTAGAATCGATTCAGCAATATTCGGTTTCTCAAGAGGATAAAATTTCCGCGACTAAACGATTGGAGGAAATTAAGCAAATCAAATTAGATAAAAGTACTGTAGCACCAACAAACTAA
- a CDS encoding TonB-dependent receptor yields MRKLMIYMLIFCGATTIGLGQNSNLENAEVVIEKQSSFELPVMSRDYEKIDKIQRKNKKVPQQYNVTLINEEVADSLPQQLPAVLDQREEKKFYDKYIRAGFGNYITPYVELGINGNTNPNFDYGVKFYHKSSQEGAVGRKLSAESRNEFDAFATKYSDYGITNASINYNRQGTHFYGFTADPNMISQDSIKQIIQSIGFDVSHEIPSYLTGNDLSFKGGLLFDYTFDHYNANEVELGLQLEGDYQLNEDAKINAHLKGAYNQYNNKTLTDTEISQNRSWFKLGVNYQTFLDDIYIKAGLKLAYSGDTSQYDKGFYIYPDILVRYTISEDELAAFFKVDGDLELVNYNNVTSMNPWVNNNLNLLHEDKAINIQLGAEANLSDEIGVKGSIGYALSNNMGFLINSPTDVSRFEMVYATNDKTGNFKIDLEGMWSKREWEVIAQARLNAYNVQDTLIGKAYHRPISENTISVKYKYLSNWKFGAVVYNKIGIKAVEFDPQTGARNEINLPVIFDLNLTAQYQFNENLSAFGLVNNLFSQKYQEYYRYNVRGFQLMAGVSYKF; encoded by the coding sequence ATGAGAAAGTTAATGATATATATGCTCATTTTTTGTGGAGCAACGACAATAGGTTTAGGACAAAATTCTAATCTGGAAAATGCAGAGGTAGTGATCGAAAAACAATCGAGTTTTGAACTACCTGTGATGAGTAGAGATTATGAGAAAATAGATAAGATTCAACGTAAAAATAAGAAGGTTCCTCAGCAATATAATGTTACTCTCATTAATGAAGAAGTGGCTGATTCCTTGCCACAACAATTACCTGCTGTACTAGATCAAAGAGAGGAAAAGAAGTTTTACGATAAATATATCCGTGCCGGTTTCGGTAATTATATCACTCCATATGTTGAGTTAGGCATTAACGGGAATACCAATCCAAATTTCGATTATGGAGTAAAGTTTTATCATAAATCATCTCAAGAGGGAGCAGTTGGAAGAAAACTTTCGGCAGAAAGTAGAAACGAATTTGATGCGTTTGCAACAAAATATTCGGATTATGGAATTACAAATGCTTCTATCAACTATAATCGACAGGGAACACACTTTTATGGTTTCACTGCCGATCCGAATATGATTTCTCAAGACAGCATCAAACAGATTATTCAATCTATAGGCTTTGATGTGAGTCATGAAATCCCATCTTATTTAACTGGGAATGATCTTTCATTTAAAGGAGGGTTGTTATTTGATTATACTTTTGATCATTATAACGCTAATGAAGTTGAGTTGGGTCTTCAATTAGAGGGAGATTATCAATTAAATGAGGATGCAAAAATCAATGCTCACTTAAAAGGAGCCTATAATCAGTATAACAATAAAACACTCACAGATACAGAAATCAGCCAAAATAGAAGTTGGTTTAAATTGGGAGTGAATTACCAGACTTTTTTAGATGATATTTATATTAAAGCGGGATTGAAATTAGCTTACTCAGGCGACACTTCTCAGTATGATAAAGGCTTTTATATATATCCCGATATCCTAGTGCGTTATACCATTAGTGAGGATGAACTAGCTGCTTTCTTTAAAGTAGATGGTGACTTAGAATTGGTCAATTATAATAATGTGACAAGCATGAATCCTTGGGTTAATAATAATCTAAACTTATTACATGAGGATAAAGCAATAAATATTCAATTAGGAGCAGAAGCAAATTTATCTGATGAAATTGGCGTGAAAGGTAGTATTGGTTATGCATTATCAAACAATATGGGCTTTTTGATAAATTCCCCAACAGATGTTTCGAGATTTGAAATGGTCTATGCCACTAATGACAAGACTGGCAATTTCAAAATTGATCTTGAGGGCATGTGGAGTAAAAGAGAATGGGAAGTGATCGCTCAAGCAAGATTGAACGCATACAATGTTCAAGATACTTTAATAGGTAAGGCGTATCATCGACCAATTTCAGAAAATACTATTTCAGTGAAATATAAATATTTATCCAATTGGAAATTCGGTGCTGTAGTATATAATAAGATAGGGATAAAAGCTGTAGAATTTGATCCACAAACGGGAGCAAGAAACGAAATTAATTTGCCCGTAATATTTGATTTGAATCTAACAGCACAATATCAATTCAACGAAAATCTATCTGCTTTTGGTTTAGTCAACAACTTGTTTAGTCAAAAATACCAAGAGTATTATAGATACAATGTTAGAGGATTTCAATTGATGGCAGGGGTGAGTTATAAATTTTAA